In Leptospira kanakyensis, a genomic segment contains:
- a CDS encoding DnaJ domain-containing protein, which yields MSFSIPPQQPTNLYEVLEIPFGATTEEIKSSFRHLVKQFHPDNPFTGSYSKFQSLYSAYQTLSGEGRKLYDEEFKKNYAREFLKRKLEEHPVVLPVSRVRFTTGILELAKRGLMRKGFRNKDRRKVTGIDYDLIIDLKESEIIRPVIAVIPLTVRIVCRDCMGGDPHCPACSGRGSYKGYKNLKVEFPRSALIHGKVFEFDLSKFRPDSFTHFKKKYLRVKLLVHKNIPLRVRSAV from the coding sequence ATGAGTTTTTCCATACCACCACAGCAACCTACCAACCTTTACGAAGTCCTAGAGATTCCTTTTGGAGCCACGACGGAAGAGATTAAATCCTCTTTCCGTCATCTGGTGAAACAATTCCATCCAGACAACCCCTTCACTGGCTCCTATTCTAAATTCCAAAGTCTATACTCTGCTTACCAAACCTTGAGCGGTGAAGGACGAAAGTTGTATGATGAAGAATTCAAAAAAAACTACGCACGTGAATTTTTAAAACGTAAACTCGAAGAACATCCAGTAGTCCTACCAGTTTCTCGTGTCCGATTCACAACAGGAATTTTGGAACTCGCCAAACGCGGGTTAATGCGAAAAGGTTTCCGCAACAAAGATAGACGCAAAGTTACAGGAATTGATTATGATTTGATCATTGATTTAAAAGAATCAGAAATTATAAGACCTGTGATTGCTGTCATCCCGCTCACGGTGAGAATAGTTTGCCGCGATTGTATGGGTGGTGACCCACATTGTCCTGCCTGCAGTGGAAGAGGAAGTTACAAAGGATACAAAAATCTAAAGGTAGAATTTCCAAGATCGGCCCTAATCCATGGAAAGGTTTTTGAGTTTGATCTCTCCAAATTCCGACCTGACTCCTTTACCCATTTTAAGAAAAAATACCTAAGGGTGAAACTCTTGGTTCACAAAAATATCCCTTTACGGGTTAGGAGTGCCGTCTAA
- a CDS encoding STAS domain-containing protein, with protein MEINLKKNADAYVISISGSLDIYTSLDFKNFLETNVPTQPTENLHVIINLEKLNYIDSSGIGMLIKQLNYVQELKGKFSIANMKPAIEKVFKVAGLTSYFQTIGEDEYREKYAV; from the coding sequence ATGGAAATAAATCTAAAAAAAAATGCAGACGCCTATGTGATCAGCATTTCTGGAAGTTTGGACATTTACACTTCCCTGGATTTTAAAAACTTCCTGGAAACCAATGTTCCCACCCAACCGACTGAAAATCTACATGTCATCATCAATTTAGAGAAACTCAATTACATTGATTCCTCTGGAATTGGAATGCTCATCAAACAGTTGAATTATGTCCAAGAACTGAAGGGAAAATTCTCCATTGCCAATATGAAACCGGCGATTGAGAAGGTTTTTAAAGTGGCAGGCCTAACTAGTTACTTCCAAACCATTGGTGAAGACGAATACCGCGAAAAATACGCAGTTTAG
- a CDS encoding LIC10729 family protein, with protein MLPLKLRILLLTAIFLSNLVSVFASDSIIPKQEFGLEEGLLPEDIATYPELKTWAIYQSYELEPDAPHLGLQDYICRMVPETGLHFLLEKSVVSKSTVYLYLDITRYRPLKGSKFKPRKLNILVNGRPKLSIYADRNQSFPNPVEISLEPSEYPDGKIYVDLVPSNNSLGRFWGVWDAFVLENRLTRED; from the coding sequence GTGCTTCCATTGAAACTACGAATCCTTCTCCTTACGGCAATCTTTTTATCAAACTTGGTTTCTGTGTTCGCATCCGACTCGATCATTCCCAAACAGGAATTTGGATTGGAAGAAGGTTTACTCCCCGAAGACATTGCCACCTACCCTGAATTAAAAACCTGGGCCATTTACCAATCCTACGAATTGGAACCAGATGCACCCCACCTCGGACTCCAAGATTACATTTGTCGGATGGTTCCAGAAACAGGGCTTCATTTCCTTTTGGAAAAATCCGTTGTTTCGAAATCTACAGTTTATCTCTATTTAGACATAACTCGTTACAGACCCTTAAAAGGTTCCAAATTCAAACCGAGAAAACTAAACATCCTTGTGAATGGAAGGCCCAAACTTTCTATTTATGCGGACAGAAACCAAAGTTTTCCCAATCCCGTCGAAATTTCTCTAGAGCCATCGGAATATCCTGACGGAAAGATCTATGTAGACCTGGTTCCTAGCAATAACTCACTGGGACGGTTCTGGGGGGTTTGGGATGCCTTTGTTTTGGAAAATCGACTGACGAGAGAGGATTAG
- a CDS encoding LIC_12936 family protein, whose amino-acid sequence MRISFVLILSFLLTVGLMAADEKNEPVSQADSKKLNPDGSIALIPYNAKQQQKIERIGKEVDDYHAVINDKVKFLSFEKKIKDSRYGQVTNAREIHLPFEPRYVLHSRFVMKLKGGGGAEGGGFSLDEISFWSRKSLTEKGKDPVTTYRELKNNTSGGVKGLVLSVRTVTNADDNTLNFELEKIQSPWERLRLATAYRDRLREVARTIDRYIQAKGSLETRMVSESVMEVSVSGDFQEP is encoded by the coding sequence ATGCGCATCTCGTTTGTCCTAATTTTATCCTTTCTACTCACCGTTGGTCTAATGGCCGCGGATGAAAAAAATGAACCTGTAAGCCAAGCAGATTCTAAAAAGTTAAACCCGGATGGAAGCATTGCTCTCATTCCTTATAACGCCAAACAACAGCAGAAGATTGAAAGAATCGGAAAAGAAGTCGATGATTACCATGCTGTCATCAACGATAAGGTGAAATTCCTAAGTTTCGAAAAGAAAATCAAAGACAGTCGTTATGGCCAAGTCACCAATGCAAGGGAAATCCACCTCCCATTCGAACCACGTTATGTATTACATAGTCGTTTTGTTATGAAATTGAAAGGTGGTGGCGGAGCAGAAGGCGGTGGATTCTCATTAGATGAAATTTCCTTTTGGTCCAGAAAATCACTGACTGAAAAAGGCAAAGACCCCGTGACCACTTACCGTGAATTGAAAAACAATACATCTGGTGGAGTGAAGGGACTTGTTCTTTCTGTTCGCACGGTGACAAATGCTGATGACAACACTCTGAACTTCGAATTAGAGAAAATCCAAAGCCCATGGGAAAGATTACGTTTAGCAACCGCTTACCGAGATAGACTCCGTGAAGTTGCAAGAACCATTGACAGATACATCCAAGCAAAAGGTAGTTTGGAAACTAGAATGGTTTCTGAATCCGTTATGGAAGTATCCGTCAGTGGAGATTTCCAAGAACCATAA
- the manA gene encoding mannose-6-phosphate isomerase, class I gives MEKIPKVLFLNPIYKEKIWGGRKFQTKLGRNIPEGQIGESWEVSVYGSDISPIQNPEFQNSPLTDLIRKAPNEVIGKPFAKSSLPLLVKVIDAKEKLSVQVHPDDDYALKYDPKSNGKKECWYVLSADPGAELVVGFDTNTTREEYESLVKQNLGETVLRKWKVKPGDVFLLNPGTIHAIGGGVLLLEVQQSSDSTYRVYDYGRLGDDGNPRELHLEKALAVLNFQNSDGTEKKIKELITYHPFPRYLFTSNDKFRLESWEFNQAQNFNFSPLCDPVTFGIFYTISGSVYFPELQKLVGPNESFMITASGFSETISAFAETGTKLAFMSAGLDHVKYQ, from the coding sequence ATGGAAAAGATTCCCAAAGTCCTATTTCTAAACCCTATCTATAAGGAAAAAATTTGGGGAGGCCGAAAGTTCCAAACAAAACTCGGTCGAAACATTCCAGAAGGACAAATCGGTGAGTCTTGGGAAGTTTCCGTTTACGGATCAGACATTTCTCCCATCCAAAATCCTGAGTTTCAAAATTCACCACTAACAGATCTTATACGAAAAGCACCAAATGAAGTAATAGGCAAACCTTTTGCCAAGTCTAGCCTCCCTTTACTTGTCAAAGTCATTGATGCCAAAGAAAAACTTTCCGTCCAAGTACATCCAGACGATGATTATGCACTCAAATATGACCCTAAATCCAATGGCAAAAAAGAATGTTGGTACGTTTTGTCCGCAGATCCAGGAGCAGAACTCGTTGTTGGATTTGATACAAACACAACCCGCGAAGAATACGAATCACTTGTAAAACAAAATCTCGGAGAAACTGTCCTTCGGAAATGGAAGGTCAAACCAGGAGATGTTTTTTTATTAAATCCTGGTACCATTCATGCTATCGGAGGAGGAGTTCTCCTTTTAGAAGTCCAACAGTCTTCCGATTCTACTTATAGAGTGTATGATTATGGTAGGTTGGGTGATGATGGTAATCCAAGAGAACTCCATTTAGAAAAAGCGCTGGCGGTTTTGAATTTTCAAAACTCTGATGGTACTGAAAAAAAAATCAAAGAACTCATCACTTACCATCCTTTTCCAAGATATCTTTTTACCTCTAATGACAAGTTTCGATTGGAATCTTGGGAGTTTAACCAAGCACAAAATTTCAACTTTTCACCGTTATGCGACCCTGTCACGTTTGGAATTTTTTATACAATTTCTGGATCGGTTTATTTTCCTGAATTACAAAAGTTGGTGGGCCCTAACGAGTCATTTATGATCACAGCTTCTGGTTTTTCAGAAACCATTTCTGCCTTTGCCGAAACTGGAACCAAACTGGCTTTTATGTCAGCTGGTTTGGATCACGTAAAATATCAATAA